catatctaatatttatctaaattttattaGACAAATATCTATTTAAggttatgattttatttataaagtcTCTTGCTTTATATATGTTTTGTAATGTTTGAATTGCATTTATTTAACCtttctttatttgaatttgaatatagagttatttttatattgaatttatgtttaacgacaaacattaaatataatatatatatatatatataaatataattctgtaataaataaatataataataataataataataataacaataataataataataataataataataataataataataataataataataataataataataataataataagaatatcaaacagtttcaatttattatatttctaaaattatttttttaaaattgaattactaattaaggattaaatatatagatatatattttctccaaaatataatttactcaTTAACACCGCTTAAGTTCAATCACTTAATTTCTGAATAGATTTCTTGaagtattatttaaaatttacgaagacaaaccaaaaaaataaatttaagagagTATTATATAtcattagtaaaaaatatatctgAATGTAACAGTCAATTACACTAATCTTCAATTTGACATTGATTacatttactatttatttaatgtatttttttcataatttgatACGGAGCTTGCTCGTCTTAATTTTCTCTAACGAAactttaaaatgattatttttaacctctttaaattaatttttaaatatggaaaatttagtattttaaattatcaaaaaataaaataatagtaaatgTGTTTGAAGAAAACTTTTGGTACGTGTGAATTTCTCTTTAATTCTCTCTAGCAAAacttaaaatactttttaaatatgaaaagcTTAGTCTttcaaattatcaaatattaaataacaaatccaaatcaatatcaatttaattcatattcgtATTAAAATGTACCaaagttaaagaaaaaattgaattatttaagaTTACTTTTAAcgataaaaaataacataaaatactTTATGTTTGGCTTATGTTAGATAGATAGATATAAATAATGAGAGGAAATTTGACATTGGCGCAGaacttgaaattaaaatatttagacaCACACATAATCTTGGCATAGGTATTTAATAATCCAATAATAAAGAATGCGCACGATGATGTtgcaatgcaatgcaatgcattagaagtataaaaataaaagtggcAAATAATAACGTGAATGTTGAGAAGAGAAGAAAGTGGAAAAGCATAAGCAATAATATTGTAGAATTCTCTGACACAGCTTTACAAGTACGAAACTAGCGGACCACAGAAAAAGTGCGTTAACAAAGTTGTTACAACCCTTGTCATTTATCTTGGTCTTAGTCTTACCACTCCTTTATAGATTCTTATATTTTCACTTATATAAATATCACATAAATTTGCATACTCATTTCAAAACCAACATTAACTACTACTAATTCATCAATCATGGGTGCTACTGGTAATAGGCAAAAAAAATCTTCTAGTGgtttcttctcatttttcaaaatcttcaCATCTAAGAATAAATCTAGAACAGGGTACTATGATGGTACTTACACTGATTCAGGACGCAAGATATGGCCTAGTGATGATGACAAAGGAAATTGGGGTGTTGCTGAGCCTAATATTAACAGGAGAGCTGAAGATTTCATCCGCAAATACAAGAATCGCGTTTCAGAATCAGAACGCTACCAATTTGATCCAGCTGCCTAGAATGCATAATGCTATCTATCAACTTACcaatattatgtatatatttcttttttttatttatttctctacaATATTTCCATTTATTATcattacattaaaataaattgcTTCTACTATAAGTTCAAGTTCAACTTATTGTGATCATCAGCAAGTATGTTGCATGGTCCAATTATATAAAGTTGCACTTTGTTCTTCAATatgtaatataataaatatatatatatgcttctAGTATATTGCAAATGGCCTTaagtatttttgttttgttgaaatTAAGTATTGTTTTTATGGTTAGCATTACATGAATGTATGTTTGTAATATATATGTACGTATGtaatatatatgattatatataagtattttaaaatatttaactataaGTAAATAATTGGAGAAAGTTACTTCCAAACCGagtgtatatataatataacttGTTCCAATTCCCTCATCTCCTGGGGTTTGTGATCTCCACAAGCTTAATTAAAGTACATAAGCTTTTTTTGTCTTAATCATACGGTTCCTAGCTAGAGAAAATGAACTTTGGTAAAATATATTGGTCAAACATTATTACAATTAGCGAtcaaatttagatattttttattgaatcaatcttatattttaattgttgttCATTAAACACTTGAATTTAAACAACTAGTTATATATGATTTGAACATTTGAGAAGCGTTAAGTTAAgttaatattgattttcttagCCAAATACCATGGTATTTACCGCAAATTATCTGAATTAAGATTCATCAATAATTCTCTATTCCAATTTGCAAGTAATATCTGACTTGTATATGtgatttaaaaaacataataagcACTTAGATCCTTGTATAAAAAACTACTGATTTTTGAAGAATCCAAAGGAGTGAAGGTGAGGGAAAGGAAATGGAGTAGATTTTAGACTCaagtttgaaataatatttttttcgtaAGTTTTCAAGTTAATACAAAAAGCAAGAAGTCGtgcaaaaatatttattgtttttactatttaaaatttatgtttattttacttttattaataaGGATGTAAAAGATTTTTGAAGTGATTAGTTTCTATAATATTTGTAAAcaataaatgtcaaaaataagtttttattattttaaaaaatacatttttattaattaatatttaatcttCTCTCTATAAcaatagttatttttaaaattcatttaataaaataaaatagacacaaattttaaaaaatataaatagaaaacggtttctcaaaataaatagcccttaaatttttattattatagtcaaaataatgtttgtagacaaaatcaaatttattttattgtaatcaaatatatatttctattaTAAACGTGCTTCAATTCTAAAGCCACGGATTGTAGCTTCAAAGAAACCACAACACAAATATATTGGAATTCGAGGATTTGAACAaccaatttaattttaatcatacaTTTATGGTATGGTATGATTGTGAGTTGAAATTTAGaggattttaaataagaaagttttgaaagattagatctatattttaatatatattttcaaaaaaattgaaagaataatataataaaagagtatataaaattctttttttgaaatataaaatatatatcaaaatataaaattaactctTCGAAGTTCTctcctctaaatttttttaaaaattaattcataagcaatttttaactttaaagaCACATAATATATCAAGTGAGAGTGTTTTTTTATAGGAGAGTAAAAGAAACAAGTATTTTTGtcataaatgattaaaattgaaattaagttgTTTGTGGACTTCTTTTCTTACAAGAAAGTTTGTTTAAGAACTTGAAGAAGTTACATGTATTTTACTCTTCTATAAGTTATCTCTTCCCTCCACACTTTTGAATCAAATaagaaattattattgttaccaaaaaaataaaaaataaaaaatttcttcccCCTCCTTCTGTTGTTCTCCAACCAAACATTCAGTAAGTGTTTGCCAGCTTGTAGAATCTCACATGTTTCCACATATAGAGGATTGTGTTTGTTTCCTCTAAGTGCATGTTTCTTTCTCACATCCATTTTCAGGTTTGAATTTTATAAAGtcccttttattttttcttcttttaaccATATTTATTCCTTCCTTATATTATCTAACTGTTTCATTTTCCTTCTTTGGTAATTCAAGCTtgtaaatgtaaatagaggGAAGAAAAATAGAACTCCACAAACCCAAAGTTTTCAAAATTGGAGATAGTGTTGGATACCAAAACATGATGTCTAGTGAAAAATTGTCAGTAATAGAATATTAGAAAGGACATGAATGTACAGGTGCCATCTTATAAGCACATAATTTTATGTGCCCaaatatttactatttaatcaagaaaatgaaatatataaatattaatttgaactttgttaattaatatagattaaaaaaaaatgcaaaacaGATTATTACAGCATTAAGTTTGGAATCAATTTTAGTTTGTATTACATGTGGCCTTATTGTACAATTTGTATTAATATTAAAGTATTATAATGGATGTATATATAGTTGTGACTTGTGACAGAAGGAATAGTAATTGACTGAatgatattcattcattcatccAATTATAGTGAATGATGGATCATGgaacattaaatcaaaaagaTTATTAGTATATATAGTCTTTTGAAAAAGAACATTATTGAATGAGTGAGAATTAAAATAGAGTAGGCTTAGCATAAACATTCTAACATTATACCTTTAAATCAGTGGTGTTTAAGCTATCTCCATGCCTATTCTTCAATCACCTCATTAATCATCTTCACTGCATGACATGTTCTATGTACCCTCCAAAGTGAACAAAGACAAGTTAAAGTAAACATCAtagaatttcaaaacaaaaggAATCCAAGTACTATAACCAGAAATTTTTGAAGATTTGTCTTGTATAagtctttgtttttattttttttttggattcaGATACCAAAAAGTTAAATCAGAGTGAGCACTGACTACTCTTTGTGATCATACAGATTTTTCAGGATGGAATTGTAACCATCTATATTTGTGAAGGTTCTACTTTTTCTAAAGGAATCACAAAGGGTTCCTTTTGATGGTTTCATAACCGATTGTTTTTCAGTTTTCATTCTTTAGACTCTCAAATCAACTTTTTTATGTCGCTGATTATTCCAAGCACTCTTACTATTGCttttttttgtcctttcttAGATCTTCATATagagaattttatttaatataattatcaagattattaaataaaattaatttagatattttgcTTAACTttcttcttttataaaaaatacaaaaaatttagaTGAATTGAATACCGACCCTCGTTAGGGTCAAGATAAACctcaaaattcaataaatactgacaaatatatttatagatcatatcctaaaaaaaatattcgtataaaaattttaaacaacttTCCTCGGAAAGTCTATTCTTATTTCataggaaaaaaaatacaaatacattTACTGCATTTAACAAAATACATAATTGTTCCTGTAAAATATATTCTAGTCATGGATTTGTTTGAATCTTTAGCCAATTGACATCTATCAATATTGATTTGATTGTTTTCAACCTAATGTTTGAATACATTGAAGAGACActaattcaatatatttttaattttaagaatatttttataattcaaaataatttctctagtatttttttttagtttttcttacTAAAAAGATTTTGTCATTCGAGTTAGAAGATTATCCTTCTCAAAAGAGTGAAAAATTCGTccatcttttaatttatttggttCCCTCAAAAACTGTGTTCTGACTTTGAGTCTAACTCTGAAAGAAAGTGTTAACAGAATCAGGTTTCCAATAAATAGGCAATGGCATGAGCCTCTTTTACCAAACCTATCCTATAAGTGCTTAAagtaaaggaaaatgaaaaatggtCTTTGATTCAAGAATCAGTGGCAGTAATAGTTCATATATGTTGTGAAAAGAAACCAACAGTTTCATAATCTTGattcaatcaattataaaatattttcccACTATGAAAAAGATAAGCACCTTTCACAGTAGTATTGTATATGAGAATCTTGTTGAATTGTGATCTTAAGCAGAGTGAGTACTTTTGCCTTTATTTCAAGCCTCCACAAAAGACTTTTGATATTTCAAAGCATCTGCTAATCTACTcacattttcatattttagCCAAAAATATTGttctaaaatttgaaaaagtaattttttatataaaattctcAAGAtactttgtttaatttttttttactgaaagtGTTTTTTATTTGCTGCAACCGTATTATTCTGTGAATAATATAATTCAATGTCGCTTAAACCAATAAGAAAGAAACAATAAACAAACTTACAACATTCAGCTTAGTAacctaaaaagaaaaaatgtctataaatatgataaaattgaagTGTAAAAAATACTTATGTTGTTAGAATTGTTACGTTGATGAGGTTAAAATTATTGTTTGAATTTGCACAAAAtcaaatcagaagaaaaaacaaaaaaatgaactaaatatatgaaaattgcTTATTTCGACAAAAATTAAGGACAAAAAATTGGTCATAAATCACCGCTGTTTAATGAAGAAAATAAGAAACCGACACTGCAGAAAAGTTGTAATGGAGCTGattcaaatattaataattaatattattagtattttattgatgttaatattttttataccttgtttaaaaattgatttaaaatatattgtgACAAAAATGTTTAGTTGTGAAAAATTGATGATTTGATATTCAATTGTGTGAAATGGAATTCTCCCatcaaaaaataagtttttaataaaataagggGAGAGATTTTAGTAGTGTAAATGTGCTTTGATAAAAATAACCAATGTAACTTATttgtgaaaaaagaaaaagaaagtgaTGGAAAATTATTTTGGGAGGAATTAATTAAGATGGAATATCAGTGAAGTTTAATTTTTAGGCATTACGATTGCGGATTGTGATGCTGAAGCATTGTTAATAAAGAAGGCAATGTTTGGAGTTTTAGAAATTAATTACCTTCAAAGATTTTTGGGAGGACACGAGGATGGATTTCATTAAATTCTACTCTAACGAGAGGTTAGTTAAAGGATCGAAATATTAATTGCCACTTGTGGACGAAGCGACATAACTGGTTGATTTCAATGTTTAGTTCGTCAGTATTTTTATGTTCAAACAagataaaaaaacttaaaataaaatatttttgtactaatactataaaaatgaaatcatataGTGTATACTTTTTTGGTGGTTATTGTATTTAGGTAGCtttcacattttttattatcattgaaAATATAAGATTATCAATGTTTGTAACTATGTCAAGTTTGAAcactttaaaactaaaaatagctTTATTATATGCTTTTTATATAGTCCAAATGCAAGTTAACTAATTAAATACAATGTATCatttttcacataattaaacatttatgactccagttttaatttttataagttaaaatagtaaaatataaaaaggaaagcaGATTGAACTGATCCAATGGTCTATACAAGGCAAGTAGACGAATCAATATTCATAAAtgataattcaataaaaaatggaCTCAACTGAGTGGATCATGTGATGGGATCTTTCGAACCAGAATTGGTTGGACCATTTGAGAGCTAGactctaaataataaaattgtaactTGCTACCATCTTTATAAATTGTGATAAGTATCAACTCGCAAATATAACTACTTACCGATGTAATCTGTTATCTTTTCCTTACACATCTTTTGCTTGAgatagttataaattataataattcatTTGACCTtttaaagaaaaggaaaatgtttattgttgcaataaaaaaaacaataacaaaagaaaataagttACATGGGTCAATTTTTAATCTGTTATTTTAGtgtatgattaattttttaacttatttattcaTGAAAAAGTTTATCGTATTATATAAcagtataatttaaaagaacCTGAAACGGAACAAAACTATGATTAtctaacaacaaaaatttgtatttcttATGAGTGTTTGTTTTTTTGAGTTTTGGTATAATCtcacaataattttatattttatttaaattttaatattttagagtgtgaaaggaaaaaaaattattttacttgtaaTACTGTATATCAGAGTTACCGTGAATCGAATCTAGTAATCTATTTATCAAATGACAAATgctataataaaaaatgttgtattggtactataaattttttaattaattattatttgtattacTATAATacctattaaaattaattatattaagagTTTTATTACATAGAGGTTCCTTTACCAAAACAAGTCTATGATGAATGAAtagtttttgttataaaaataaataaataaataaataaataagtaaataaataaatagaagaaaaaaaaagaaaaaaaaaaagcattacTATTATCCTAGCCTAGAGAATTAAGGAAACGTAAAAGAACTTGGGTATGTGATATGTGATGGACATCCCGAATTCCCCGATCCCTCGTAATCAGAAGTTAATAACATGCCAAATAACAAGTATCAGATATATGGATAACGGATAACGGGACTTAACTAACATTAGCCAAGTTGAATTGCAACGACTCTTAACTACATTGTCAACAAGTAATGATTCAATATTAAGATTCATTCTcgttctttttaataaatagaaCCATGACTCTGATATTGTTTATTGGAAGAGTTTAATAGTGTAGAAGAAACAGCAATGTATCGAATATTTTATgatcataaaatattttgtcactgcatttcaatttaaaattttaatacattaaatatataaagtatattattaatttttatatattcaacacttaatacatttatatttgatataataCTTAACCACTCGTACTCTTATATATGGaacattttaaaagaaattaattagaGTGAAAGCAATGTATTAGTCTAAAGCAAAGAAGATGGTATGATTATCCAACGTCTAAAATGTTCTAATTTGCAGTAACTGAAACTCCTATATATATTGTCTTGTCTAGAAGACTTCACCTAGTTGGATAATTCTCAGTTtctattagaaaaaaaaaaaaaaaaactgaaataatTAAGTATTTAAGTTTAGACTTTTTCATATTGAATATTAGCAATGTCTTAATTAGTTGTGAAGATCACTGTTAAAATGGGCTAGTCAGCATAAGTCAGCATATTTGAAAggaagtaaataaaatatttaaaaacaacaacaaataagatatataaaatgttaatgacttttatattatatttaaatatgttacttgatagtatttaaaaaaattaaaatatataaaaatttaattaagttaaaaaataaaaataaaagtatttaatattataaaatttaaaaaatatctaaacgAACGACTAGCTCGGATGTCCACTGCCCATTTAAAACCGGACTCGaatagtatttttaaatttatttttaaataaataattttattctgACTTGATATCTTAGGTAACCCGTTTTGAAAACATCAGTCTTAGGGTAATGTGATTACATATTGAATAGATTTGTGTTAGTTAAATGGAAACTAGTATGCACAATTATAATGAAATGTTGCAAATAATTGTCGTTTAATCTTAGGATTTAAACTGTACCTTTAACTTCATTCCAATTCTCtcgtaaaattataattagtattgTGTTTATGTTTAAATCATGATTCTAATGTTGCCCTAAATTATTTTTGGTTAAATAATGAAGAAgagaaagttaaaataaaatacgttAATATCGACGAGTATTATTGATATGCACGAAATATTCATGATAAGATGAATGAGAATTACAATCAAGCGAGTGTAGTAGCGATTTGGTTATCAATCTCCTTGAGATTCTTGTGAATTAGCTTATCAAAATCTTTCAATTCAGCAACAGTTAAATGATCAGGCAAGTTtttggtttgcatataaccaaacATAAGAATGGTGAGATCCTTTTCATGATTCTCAAGTCTCTGCTTTTTGAGTTGGTCTCTGGCTTTAACAATTCTCTGCAAAAGAAAACTCTCTTGATTGACATTCTTAGTTTCATCAATGACAGAAGACTTCTGATACCTCTCAATCACATGTTTAGCTCCCTCTGGATCTGGCCACACCTCTGTTTGAGAATCAAAAGGATTCGAAATTATAGCACATGCTGGAATACCACATAGAATTGTGAGTTCGCTAACCTTCTTAATTATacccttctttcttttcttgtaGGTTGCCTTCCTTGCCGAATCATCTGAAATAAAGGCAAGTTTCACCTTCTTCCTAGTCATAATATGTGCAATTCTATATATCAATTCATCCCTCGATCACTTATTCTTTTATAAACACTCACCAACTCCTTTTTTCGATACTAGCCGCATCGTCGTATCtaggaatatatatataattcccttttatttttattttctaacttTGTAATTTAAATCATATTTGGTAATATACATATTTATGTAACTATTTTAAGAAATTGTATTATAACATAAtaccaaaatgaaatataatttaatgtcTATATAGTAATATGAAATTTCTATGTTGGTGTTATAAAACCGCATTGTCATATTGTATCAGatcatatcattttatttactGTACAATTTATCTATAGTATCTATTTTTTACTGGATCATTTATTTCTAATATACTAATCATATCACTACATATAacagtatttttttaaagggaCTATATATGTGttgaataaaattttacttttttttttatttcaaattgttATTACATATTTTGTATGAGTATTTAATATTTACCTTCATACTCCTTCCATAATAaattatagaataaaaataCATGCTCTTAGACTAAATTGGATACAAAtacatgtattttcttttactattttatcaCAGAGAAAACATAGATAAagcattaaattaaatttaggcTTAACTCAACTTTAAAAACTAGATTGAAAGAACATTTTTTTTCCGAAAAAATTTCGAAACAACTTGAGAATTGTCGAAACTTGTTTTGCTCATATTTCTACTCGACCTAGAATCAAAATCAAGacaataagaaaaaattattgctggtgaatattttcatatatgGAATAGCGAAATCTTGATCAACAATCAATTTAGGAATGTGTGACAAATTTTTTCTGACATTTAATCTCTTTTTcgtattaatataaaatttaattaaaaaatagaattaatttacaaacatcAATAATATGTAAAGTTTTTACCGCATACATACAATAAcattacattaaaatattattttattgaattacttcttaaaatattttatacaacaATATTCATTGtcgtatattttatttaattttatgaccGACCATATATGGTTCTATATTAAAGTTTcatttattatgaaaataacacttttttatttaaagtgtgtatttttcttatatttttttatttataattataatccATGTTTAAGCTGTACTTTtcatgatatattaattataaaatactatTCTGTTTACTTGTATATATTATACATATTCAATGTAAAAAGCATATAAAAGACccaaaataaatttagataaaaGGTTAACAAGAGcataaataacattaaaattctatcggctatatatatattttgactgAATTTTATAGaggttattataattatttctttttttaatataatttcacacggattaatatatatatatatatatatatatatatatataatttattttaggcagacaatttaatgttttaaaatttatttatttaatagaggATAgtcaaaaaaagttaaaaaataaagaagaagagagaagTCATTCATAATTGTACCTATTTGAAGAATGGGTCaaacaacaaatatataaaagatacaAAAATGTTGTATCTTGTACgtattatatattattcaattcattttttgttacttttattttatatgatagtataaataagttttaattttatttttttaaaaagattttatacaTGTTTTGCATCCCGCATAATTATGCATTTTTCTCACGAAATGGTACATTCtatttcaatatataattatgtatttatCTATGAGGTGTTAattctataataaaaatttaaccaaCCTGTATAATATGGTCATTACTCATTAATATTCTTTAATTAGTAACATTTACCCTTTCTCCCTAttctctttataaaaaaataaaattttatatactaaAACTATCGATCTAAATAAACAAGTTagagaataaattaattaaaaaaaaaattataagatcaATTTGCACTCTCAACAaaatactaacaaaaaaaagaaaaacttataAGTTAAAACTATCGAcctaaataaaaaagttatcttAAATTATGTTTGTAAATCCAAGtcaaatagttttatattatttcttttatcattttctgaactgatgattttttttcaaatatttgtcctctttaaaatttattttatatatttgtcaaattattttttatcaaataaactAATAGTAGTATTACCTTCACCCATATAAGTAATATAAGTGAGATcctcttttaaaattttattgtctctttttattataagaaaattttcaaatttcaaaatgcattaattttttaactaaaatactcttaattgaatgaagaaaaataaaagaccgactatttctattttataataatttaatgataataatttaaataaaaaaagtacattatttttaagtttaataaaaatcaatgttatatattatttcttaatttttgtgtATTGGTCAAAAGTTCTTACATACAGATATAGATATATTATATTCTAAATTGA
The genomic region above belongs to Cicer arietinum cultivar CDC Frontier isolate Library 1 chromosome 4, Cicar.CDCFrontier_v2.0, whole genome shotgun sequence and contains:
- the LOC101490380 gene encoding agamous-like MADS-box protein AGL80 — encoded protein: MTRKKVKLAFISDDSARKATYKKRKKGIIKKVSELTILCGIPACAIISNPFDSQTEVWPDPEGAKHVIERYQKSSVIDETKNVNQESFLLQRIVKARDQLKKQRLENHEKDLTILMFGYMQTKNLPDHLTVAELKDFDKLIHKNLKEIDNQIATTLA